GGAGCGGTACGTGTGGACCAGGCGTCTGCACGAGTGGGTCAGCGCCTCACCCGTGTGGTTCGGGGCGACGCCAGCgcaggaggcggcgtacctcgAGCAATGGAGGGCACACGCGCTGGCGGACGAGTGCGCCGACGGTGAGCGGCTGGTGCAGATCGAGCGTGAAGAGGGGGAGGAGTGTCGTCCCCGTGGCCAAGCAGTCCAGCTGGCGGTGCAGCCGACGCAACAGGAGGACTTGGCCCGGGCCTGGGAGGCGGCATTCCCCTGAGCTGGCCCCGCGCCGGAGTTGGTCGACCTCACCGGCCCCGGGTCGGACGACGAGGACGCCTAGGACAGTGCGTGTGGAGGTGCATACTTTTTTTAATGATGTTTTATTAATGTTTATGTGGATTTCGCCGGCGGTTGACCGGCTTTATTGTTTAGTTATGTTAAGTTTGAAAGTGTTTGCCATGTTTTTTTAAATACCTCGAGCCAGCGTCGGGTGCACCGACCGAGCCAaatgaataaaatggatactggCGTTCGCACGGTCGATCCAAACAGACAAAAATCAGGCAAAATACGCGTCCGTTTAGGTCGGCTGGTTGGAGTTGTTGTGAGAGCAAGAAGATGTAGTCCGCCCCCATTCGTTTTTGATAGAACGCTTCATATTAATGCTgtcaaaatcgactgacccaacaTATGTTTTCAACCGACTTGTACGTGGCCAATCCCCTGTATTTTATCATAGTATATGCTCCAAAAGGTGGCAATTGAGGAAATCAATGGACAAAAGGGCGAGCAAGAGAGAAAGCAAAGCATGTGTGGTGCATGTGGTGGATCATAGCTAGCTTCGGGGACCAACAAGGGGGAGAGGATTGGTGTCTGTGTGTGATGCCACAGAGAGTGGGCACATGGTGGAGACAGTTAAATACTACCCCTACCATGCATCCATGATGATCATCCATCCATCTAGCTACTCCAATCTTGCCGCCCCCTGTTCAATTATTCTTCCTCCACTGATCACAAGGGGATTCATCCACAGGCTGAGATAGCAAATCCAGGCCCTCGAACATCCACGGACACGCCCGGAAGCGTAGGCGCGTCCGCGGGCACGCCTCATTTGTTGGTTTTCACACCCGTGTCCCTCATATTTGAACTCTCAAAATCATACAACTCATGCAACGCTACGTAAAACACGTTCATATCCCATTTTATCGGACCAATATCGCATCACGGGACAAAAGGAGCATAGTTCATCGGCAAATCCATACTATAAACAACTTAAAACATAGTTAAAAATATAAACAAAACGGGGAAGGGCGGAGGAAATCACCATTTCCTCGCCGGCCCCTTCCCTTCCGGTCGTCGACGCAGTTGTGCCCCTCCTCCGTGTAGGCGTCAGCGTGCGGAGGTGCGTCGTCGTCGGAGCTGGAGCTGGAGGCGGAGCCGTCCGTCAGGTAGGAGTCGGAGCTGCACCTCATGCCCGATAGCCCGCGGAGTAGGCGGTCCTGCTCCTTCACATGGCGGGCCGCCTTCGAACGTCGTCACCTTGTTTGCCTCGCGCTCCGACAACTCGATGGCGAGTCAGAGCACCTTGGGATTCTTGTGGCGGAGGCGTCGCGCACCCGTCTTCGCTGTCGTGAGAGAGCAGCGGAGGACCGACGTGAGGAGCGCGGCCTCGAGAACGACCGACCCACTCGCGCGCGAACGACGCGCGGTCGTTCACTGCTGCTCGCGCCGGGCTGCACGTGCCTCGGACTCGGGCATCCTCGTGCGTGTTGGCCCCGGCGCGGGCACGAGGACCCAACGGTGGCCGGGTACCACTTCCGGACCAGAGGGTGGTGGAGGTGGGTGGCGTACCTGGCGGAGCGGAGCTGCCTGAGCTGCGCGCCGGACGGGAAGGGTTGGCAACGTCGCTGATGCTGCTTCAACTGGCGACGGGCACTTAGGAAGAAGATCCGCCGCTGCCAGGGCAGCCTTGCTCGAGCAGCGACCTCTTCAATGCGATGCGGAGAGCCACCTCCTCCACGTCGATATTCGAGTCGTCGGATTCTGCACCGGAGCCACCGCTGCCTCCGTCACTGGCCATCGGATCGGAGGGGAGGGGATCGGAAGTGGAGTAGATGGAGAGGGGAGTGAAGTGGAGTTCAGATAGACCGTCTTGGGGTTTCCGTATGGGGATATTTGTGGGGTTAGGGTGGGCCGGGCTGACGTGGCGGACGCGCCCGGGCCGCCTCATATCCGCCCCATaattgggctggatatgaggggtgcagGTCAGCCAACGCGTTTCAGGCGCCCAGCTGAGTCATATTTTCATGACCGGTCAGTGATCGGGCGGGTCGCCCGAGCGTTTGAGACCGGTTTGGGGCATCCAACTGTAGATGCTTTTATTGAATACTTTATATAGTTGAGTATTTTGTACAGTTCAGAAGTATGCTTACTACGCAATGTAAATGTGAAGGTTTAATATGCAGTACGGAGAATTTGTGCAAGACCATGGTGGAACTGATACCTAGGAACGTGCTAACTAGATAGATATTCGGGCTATATAGTACTCCATATTGTATATACACAAGCACAACCATACATATTTGAATTGTTACCAGAAATTCCCAGGGGCACGCAGGGGCGAGGGCACACACCTAGCAGGTCGCGTCCAACCGCACGACTGCCTCATGACCCGCAAACTCATTTGATTCCCCACAATTCTTTGCACGGTTTCAAGTTTTATCTTCTAAAACTTAGTGAATATATCGTTTGTTCCTACCAAGTTTTACCAGGTGAAACTTAGTAAAATTTCAAAAGCGTGTTAAAACATATTCAAAGGTGGTTTTATTTCAAAGCCCTCATCATAAGGAATCCAAACATGCAAATGAAACATAAACTGGAATTTCAATTTAAAAAAATATATTTAAATTTGAAAGTCTCAAGATAAAGCACGAGATGAGTTGAGTGTCCCCCGCACCTGCGTGTCACAAATCGCCTCACTATTGCTACCCAGTATTGCTCTGAGCTTTGATCTGGCCATGTAAAAGCCGTCGTTTTGGACGAGGTGTCCGTCAAAGTTTTGACTTGATATCTTTATAAATATTTATATTTTGGTCTAGTAAATGATCCACATTTAAATACACATCGCGAATAAAGGCTGAAGTTTTTGTTGAAGATGCAGTGGAGAAGAACAGAAGAAGTGTCCTCGCCATATCCGATCATACATGTGAGCATCATCCTTTGGAAACAAAAGCAGTGCACATTGAGATGATTTTGGAAGGAGAAGTCTTGTTCAGTTGTTCACCGAAGTTTTTTGCAGCTGCATGTGGGATGAATACGACGTGTGGACCGGCATTGTCAGTGAGAGTACGAATTCAAGGTTTTTTTTTTGACTTTATACTCTGATGAATCTGCAGAGGgcgcgctcctccgccgccgccccaaaAGAACCCACGCCCCAGCTTCGCTCCCGCCACTTCAGCTTCTAAACACCAGCTGGTGCTagctgtctctctctctctatccccTCGTCATGTGACCTCCCCCTCTCTCTGCCTTCCTATTTCTCTCACTGCGCATAGGCATAGCACGTTTCGAGTCGTCCCTCTCTCCTCTGTCCCTCCCACGCCCGTTGCCCGATTTAGCTCAGCTTCCAGCTGACCCCCCACGCCATCCATTCGCCCATTGTttgcgcggcggcggcagggacggGAACGTGAGCTAAAACGAGGACCGTACAATTTCCGTCACGGCACGGCCCGGACCTACATTAGCGCTCGAGCCCCCGGCGCTGCAAAGGTTTGGGCGTTGCGCCATCGATCGCGCCCCGGTTGGTTGATTCGGGCGCGCGGCCCCGGCCATGGCGCAGCTGCCGCCCAAGATCCCCGCCATGGCGCCGGCCTGGCCGGAGTTCGGGGGCGGGCACCACCACGGCGCCCACGCCCGCCACCACCATCACCAGCGCAGCCCCTCCatgggcgccttcctcgccgcgcCAATGCCGCCGCTCCCGCCCCCGGCGCCCGCCGGCGGGGGCGCGGCGCAGCAGCAGCCGTCCTGGGTCGACGAGTTCCTCGACTTCTCGGCCGCCAAGCGCGGCGCGCACCGCCGCACGGTCAGCGATTCCGTCGCCTTCCTCGACGACAGCAATGCCGGCGTCGGCGCGCACGAGTTCGACCGCCTCGACGACGACCAGCTCATGTCCATGTTCTCCGACGAGCTGGCCCCGCAGCGGCAGGCCGCGAGCGCGTCGTCGCCGTCCGACCACAACAGCGTCAACGACGAGAAGCAGGACAAGGGCGACGCCGAGGAGGCGCAGAGCGACTGCAATGGCGACGGCGCGGCGCCCGGGCAGCCGTCCTCGCCCGCCACGGTCGATCCCAAGCGGGTCAAGAGgtgattttttctttttttactcGCAGAATTACGACAATGCGCAGAGCAGAATTCTCCAATTTCTCAGCGTCCTCGTCGCGAAAATCGCAGGATCATTGCAAACCGGCAGTCGGCGCAGCGGTCGCGCGTGCGCAAGCTGCACTACATCTCGGAGCTCGAGCGCAGCGTCACGTCGCTCCAGGTCCGTCGAACTGTTCACATTTCGAGCTTGATTTCCTCGCCTCCAAAGTAAACAGCGTGATTTTTGACATGGAATCCGTGCTCCCGAGCAGACGGAGGTGTCGGCATTGTCCCCGCGCGTGGCATTCCTCGACCACCAACGCTCGCTGCTGACGCTGGGGAACAGCCACCTCAAGCAGCGCATCGCGGCGCTCGCGCAGGACAAGATCTTCAAAGATGGTGACCGCCATTGCCACCCCTCGCAGTTACTACTATTTCGAAATTCCTCGCCGACCACCTTCCGAATTCAATTCAAAACAAATCTACAACCGCTTTGCTGACTAACTCTCTGCGCGTGAACGAATGCTCAGCTCATCAGGATGCACTGAAGAAGGAGATAGAGAGGCTGAGGCAAGTCTACCAGCAGCAGAGCCTCAGGAACGCGGAACCCCCGGCACACGACGACGGCCCCCTGGTCCGCGGCGACAACAGCAACGGCTTGATCGCCAGCGAGGGGACCGCCGCGCCCTCGTGATCGAGATCCGGCACATCGGCCTCAGGACAACCAAGTGTTGTCGCTGTTCttcttgctgctgctgctgctgctgttaaGATTTGGTGCACTGCATTGGCTTGGTTTGCATATATTCTTCGGGGTGTGATGGTGTCTGTAACTCAGTTTGTTCATTCCGGTGGGTGGTTGCTTATTTGTTCATTCTTGCGTCCTCTGTCTGTCTGCTCCTGATCACTCTTCTCCACTTCCCCTGATCTGTAATTTTTCCCCCGGCATTTAGGGCGAAGGTTGTAGCTAAGGATTTGTAACTCGGATTGGTTGAGGTCGAGTGGTTCCATTGCTTGGCTGGCTTTGTTCTATCTTCTGGTCAATCAAATGCAATGTTTTCTCCGTCCACTGTTCGTGCATTGCCAGATTTTTTTTTCTTGCAGCCGTAACATGTAAGGTTCATGTGTAGGAGTAGGTGCCTGCCTGCTTTACATTGATAAGCAGATTTATTACGGTGTCACATGCAGGTCAGCTGCAGCTGGAGTGTGAAGCGAACATGCAGGGAGGGCATCTCATTCCTTGCTGTTCCATAACAGGATATTAAAACGCAGTGACAGCGAGGGGAGGTGCCTTCCTTTTGGTGCAAGGGATAGGCATGCATGTTCCTCTGGGTCACGCGCATGTGCGTGCCGGCTGTACCCGTAAGTACGTATCCGCCGGTGCAAGTTACCTCGCCCCTGCCACTGCCACTGCCAGGGTTGGGTCTGGCGTACATAGGCGGTATCCGGCTGTGTTGGCATGGTCGGTTCTTGCTTATCGTCAGCTAGCCCGAGAGGGACCAACAGTTTGGACAAATCCCACGCCACCATGCCAACAATGGATTATTGGATTGAGACTCGTCCTTTTTTTTCTGTCCTCTGGGAGATGGCTAGGTTTTCTACCAGGACTTACCATGTCCTAGTAGAAGTGTTTTCGCAAAAAAGTAAAATGTCCTAGTAACAGTAACACTTGCATTTTTTCTGTTAAGTTTTCAGATTGTTTGTGTTGGCCATATTTACTCGCGTTGTACACAGCTTGTTTGAAGAAatctctctttttatttattgGTATGAAGTTGTTGTTTCATAGATATATCTATATGCAATGAAAGTTTGATGTACACAAATATGCATGTCCTGGCCTTCTATTCTTGTTCAGAGATCAGCACACTCATTGGACTGAATTTTGATATTGCATCTTTAAGCACTTCCTGGGAATTACATGCAACAGGTGTATGTTCTATAACATCTATACTTTAGTTGGAAATGGCAGCTTCACTGAACTGCATCAGTTGTAAGCTTCCCTAAATTCGTACATATCTAAAAAGTAGGGCACTTCTACCTCCCTGTAGTAATAAAGAAGTACACAGTAAAATTCATAGATGATTAATATTATTTCGTTTGCAGGTTCAGCCAATTCCTTTGAGGTATTAACACTAGCCGAGCTTTTGGTGTCGTCTCTACTCAGGGAAAGGGTGTGAAGACTATACATGTCAAATCCTCATACGAAATGTTGATCTATTGTGCTTCTAGAATTATAGATTTTTGAATAATTAGATGGTCAGTTATGCAATACAATATTCGCATAGTATTGAAATCTTCTGTTCTGCAAAGTGTCCTTCAGCAAATGGCGCTTGCACTTAATATGGGATAGTCCAAATCCATAAGAGCAGGCTATATATGATATTTTCTCCATACAGCGACTTGATTTATATTTTCCGCTACTTGTCAATATGATGGCCCGATGTAAATAAATGAGGCCTGGCCATCACTTATACTTGGGAACTACTTTTAAGTGACAGCTGTATTGACTAAGGTACTATTTTTTTCTTAAAGATTGATTTCTTAGTGCTGTGTGTTTTACTTTACAGTTTTGATAAGATTCCATTGCCCATACACTAATTTATTCTCCTTTTTTATTTCGTTTTTATTTTGTTGTTTCAtatctttcttttggttttcacacTACATATTTGGTATCTGTCAAGAACATATTTTTAATAAACGTCAATTTTTTCAATGTAAATTATGCATTTATGTaacacatggtcaacattttctcTATACGTAGTTTTAACTTTTTTTAATACAAGATTAACCTTTTTTCCTACACACTtgtaacattttttaatacatgatcaacattttctaTACATATTTTAAACACTTTTTAAGTGCTTGATTAATAGTTTTCAATTAAAActattaacattttttaatacatgatcaacattttcaATACACAATTATCATTTTCCAGacgcttgattaacatttttcaaacacttgttcaacaattttttttaaatacttgttcaacactTTTATGTACTTGATCACAAAATTTCATCATTAATCTGAGACATGGTAAACATTCTTTCTATACAGATTTAACATTTCTGAAATGCTTgattaaaattttcaaatacttgttcaacattttttttcaaatacttgatcaacatttttatatacatgataaaACATTCATCATTTTCTTAGTAAGTGATCAACATTTTTAGTATACACTTTTAACATTATCCGAACACTTGtccaacattttttcaaatacttgttcaacaacTTTTTAATaattattcaacatttttcaaatgcctTTTCAATATTTTAAAATActcgttcaacatttttcaaatatttttcaacaTTTCTCAAATGCTTTTTCTAGCGATTGTAATATATATTCAGAATATTTTAAAGTataaataaaactacaaaaataAAGCGAAAAATTGAAACAGGAAAATGAAATTGTTGCCTgccgcgcgcgtgggctggcccATCTCGGTCGCCCCTTCAGCCAGTCCGAAGacgaaatcactaattgaggTGTACTCCTTCTAAAGATCACTCCCTCTCCCTAGGTTGTGACAAGTGGCATGCTACATGTGCGCCACTTTTGTCGCAACCTGaaagttttcccttttttcgtagatccgtatattcaaaacgttttatttTTTAAGCCGTGCGTGCAAATCTCGAACCATTTTTCACCGTTGGagtcctcgcgtcgagatcttcaaaactacaTACTATGTTGATAGATTTTTGAGAAacttttttcacgaaaaaaatcgGAAGAGAAAAACGATCTGGAAGCACTTTTTTTCCCTTTTCGAAAGTCGTTtcccatgcctctcgcggaagcaaaaccttGCCTCTCACgtaaaaaaaacatgtttttttgtTTTCGAGAAGCTCGGTCGTGCCTGTCACGGAAGCAAATTCGttcctctcgtggaagcaaaaccgtgcctcttacaaaaaaaaaagaaacatgttttttttcgtttctgagaggcacggcgaaagcaaaaccgtgcctctcacgaaagaaaaaaagaTAAAACGTGTTTTtccgttttcgagaggcacggccgtgccactcgtggaagcaaaaccgcgCCTGTCACGAAAGAAAAGAAacacattttttttgttttcgagaggcacgccaatgcctctcacggaagcaaaaccgtacctctcacggaaggaaaaagaaaaagagacaATGCGATTTTTTTGGTTTCCGAGAGGCATggccgtgactctcgtggaaacAAATCCGTGCCTCTCACAAGAAAAAAAAATACGTGCTTTTTGCGcaaatttttttcaattttttttttgtcgaaagctaagaaagaccggtgacaaaacaaaaaaattgaaaaaaccactaaaaagccgaaaacgcgtctAGAAAAAAAAATCCGAAGGAAGCACTCAGAGTGTGTCGCGTGGCGGCGGCTGAGAGCGCGTCAAGTGGCGCGCCCTCAGCCCACACATGTGATCGTTgggaggctcccgaaggagcgctgcTCAACTAGTTGCTCTCGTCTGAAGATGGACTCGTTAAAAGCGAGACATAGCAACGCCCGGCAAATCCCGCAAAAGCAATTGCGAGTCATAGCTGTTACTCGCCTAACATGAGTTGCCTGAGAGGTGAGAGATGAACGGCCTGGTTCCGGCTATTTCATTTTCCGATTTTACATTTATTTTTAATGTGTTTTTTATTCTTCCTacttttatataattttttcaaaaataatatttttcttttttcttattTCTATACATTTTTTATTTTCTCTTATCTTCTATTTCTTATTTTCTGTTCACAGTAGACTTCCAAATATTCTCGCCTATTTTTTAAAAATTGTGTTTCCAAAATTGTTCATCAATTATTTCAAAAACTATTTAGAGATTATTTGGGCAAAGATGTATGTCATTTGAGTATTTTAAAAATCATCATCTATTTCAAATAATGTGCATTGTCTGTTTAAAAAAAAAATGTGGCATATTTGGAAATCTTTCTAAAGAATATACATGACGTATTTTTAAAAGTGTTCAGCCTATGTTTCAAATCATGTTCATCATATATATTAAAAATGATCATCTCCTCCCAAAATAATGTCTAGCGTGCATTTTCAAATTCTCACTGCCTTTATTAAAGTAAAATACGTTTGCCTTGTATCCTTAAAATGCTCATCATATACCTAATAGATGTTTATAGTATATttacaaaatgttcatcatttacTTCCTTTCTAGTTTATTATTTATCTACCTTATGTTTCTTTTTTAAAATATGTAGATATTTATACATTTTGAAATATTGTTAACTATGTGATAACCTTTTaaattatatgaaaaaattaATAGAAAATAGTTTTTGTTAATAAATGAACAATTTGGGAAGTAAGTGGGATTTTTAAGAAAAAATTTAAACATTTTGTTTAAATGTGTAAACAATTCCAAATTATTTGAGCAATTTTAAGAATGTGAACAACTTTTTAATTATATGAACGTTTTCTTAAACATGCGTGAACCGTTGTTTTAAAagtacatcaacttttcaaacaCGTGAAGTCTGTTATAAATTATATGTATATT
The Aegilops tauschii subsp. strangulata cultivar AL8/78 chromosome 3, Aet v6.0, whole genome shotgun sequence genome window above contains:
- the LOC109777340 gene encoding basic leucine zipper 2: MAQLPPKIPAMAPAWPEFGGGHHHGAHARHHHHQRSPSMGAFLAAPMPPLPPPAPAGGGAAQQQPSWVDEFLDFSAAKRGAHRRTVSDSVAFLDDSNAGVGAHEFDRLDDDQLMSMFSDELAPQRQAASASSPSDHNSVNDEKQDKGDAEEAQSDCNGDGAAPGQPSSPATVDPKRVKRIIANRQSAQRSRVRKLHYISELERSVTSLQTEVSALSPRVAFLDHQRSLLTLGNSHLKQRIAALAQDKIFKDAHQDALKKEIERLRQVYQQQSLRNAEPPAHDDGPLVRGDNSNGLIASEGTAAPS